A stretch of Natronococcus sp. CG52 DNA encodes these proteins:
- a CDS encoding nitrilase-related carbon-nitrogen hydrolase, producing the protein MSEITVRVVQSDSVLGDVARNTGRARDEIERTRADRVDLLVFPELFLSGYRIDRTASTNSAVARTARDALDRLALETSGLAVVVGAPLPAEGNICQCMYESLEDVDG; encoded by the coding sequence GTGAGCGAAATTACCGTTCGAGTCGTCCAGAGCGATTCGGTTCTGGGAGACGTCGCGCGAAACACCGGGCGGGCTCGAGACGAGATCGAGCGGACCCGAGCGGACAGGGTTGACCTGCTGGTCTTCCCCGAACTGTTCCTGAGCGGCTACCGGATCGACCGGACCGCATCGACGAACAGCGCCGTCGCTCGCACCGCCCGTGACGCACTCGATCGACTCGCACTCGAGACGTCGGGACTAGCAGTCGTCGTCGGTGCGCCGCTCCCGGCGGAGGGCAATATCTGTCAGTGTATGTATGAATCGTTGGAGGATGTGGACGGATGA
- a CDS encoding ABC transporter permease → MSLLGSAFGRLERVVHMHGRRFGYATILFAIVFLWTPIFVLVIMSFAKHEVLTFPPQSFTTDWYVVFLNNDQAISSVLTSLKVSLVATPIAVVLALLISYSVDRYDFVGNNTLQLLATLPIVVPLVVVGVALAIFLGIVNFPSGYWSVVIAHVIRILPFATLIILPTFVAFDYRLEEASKDLGADELQTFVRITLPNIFPGIVAGGLLAFTISFNEFVYTYFVKDTVTNTLPTYLWDELRQHATPEVNVISVVFIIVAVTIVLLAVTLTHVERIATYEE, encoded by the coding sequence ATGAGCCTTCTCGGATCCGCATTCGGCCGCCTCGAGCGGGTCGTTCACATGCACGGCCGCAGGTTCGGGTACGCGACGATCCTGTTCGCGATCGTGTTCCTGTGGACGCCGATCTTCGTCCTCGTGATCATGTCGTTCGCCAAACACGAAGTGTTGACGTTCCCACCACAGAGTTTCACGACCGACTGGTACGTCGTGTTCCTCAACAACGATCAGGCGATCTCCTCGGTGTTGACCTCGCTGAAAGTGAGCCTCGTGGCGACGCCGATCGCGGTCGTCCTCGCGCTGTTGATATCTTACTCCGTCGATCGCTACGATTTCGTCGGAAACAACACGCTGCAGTTGCTCGCTACCCTGCCCATCGTCGTGCCGCTAGTGGTCGTCGGTGTGGCGCTCGCGATCTTCCTGGGAATCGTCAACTTCCCGTCGGGCTACTGGTCGGTCGTCATCGCACACGTCATCCGGATCCTTCCGTTCGCGACGCTCATCATCCTCCCGACGTTCGTCGCGTTCGATTACCGCCTCGAGGAGGCGTCGAAGGACCTCGGTGCGGATGAGTTACAGACGTTCGTCCGGATCACGCTCCCAAACATCTTCCCGGGTATCGTCGCCGGCGGACTCCTCGCCTTTACGATCTCGTTCAACGAGTTCGTCTACACCTACTTCGTGAAGGACACGGTGACGAACACGCTGCCGACGTATCTCTGGGACGAACTCCGACAGCACGCGACGCCCGAAGTGAACGTCATCAGCGTCGTCTTCATCATCGTCGCCGTTACCATCGTGTTGCTCGCCGTAACGCTCACTCACGTCGAACGGATCGCGACCTACGAAGAGTAG
- a CDS encoding ABC transporter permease encodes MSSKTVSSVTFDRVQDNLREVVTFFRNHPRLKKFVLIGIPFGVLFVFFVAPLIVMVWLSFLDGMPPAPTTLENYMRFVSSDTYMTVLWRTTVITVQTTVVAVALGYALAYSIVRFSKRATLLLLLVILPFWTNYIIRMYAWINILQSNGLLDTVLLTTGLINEPIGLLYSHEAVIIGFVYVYLPLATLPFYASLSGMNTDLIDAAKDLGAGPIKTFVTVTLPMTKSGIMVGVILVAIPVFGAFITPTLLGGTGNVMIGMVIEQQFTQAFNWPFGAAISVIVTILVIAALVVSVASGGNVLDRGENA; translated from the coding sequence ATGAGTTCGAAGACCGTTTCGAGCGTTACGTTCGACCGCGTCCAAGACAACCTCAGAGAGGTCGTTACCTTCTTCAGGAACCACCCCCGGCTCAAGAAGTTCGTCCTGATCGGGATTCCGTTCGGCGTCCTGTTCGTCTTCTTCGTCGCACCACTCATAGTCATGGTCTGGCTGTCGTTTCTCGACGGGATGCCGCCGGCGCCGACGACCCTCGAGAACTACATGCGCTTCGTCAGTTCGGACACCTATATGACCGTGCTCTGGCGAACGACCGTCATCACGGTCCAGACGACGGTCGTCGCCGTTGCGCTCGGCTACGCGCTCGCGTACAGTATCGTTCGCTTCTCCAAGCGGGCGACGCTCCTGTTGTTGCTCGTCATCCTGCCGTTCTGGACCAACTACATCATCCGCATGTACGCGTGGATCAACATCCTCCAGTCGAACGGACTGCTCGACACCGTGTTACTGACGACGGGACTCATCAACGAACCCATCGGGCTGTTGTACAGTCACGAAGCCGTTATCATCGGCTTCGTCTACGTCTATCTCCCGCTCGCGACGCTCCCGTTCTACGCCTCGCTCAGCGGGATGAACACCGATCTCATCGACGCCGCCAAGGACCTCGGGGCGGGGCCGATCAAGACGTTCGTCACCGTGACGTTACCGATGACCAAAAGCGGCATCATGGTCGGCGTCATCCTGGTTGCCATCCCCGTTTTCGGCGCGTTCATCACCCCGACGCTGCTGGGCGGCACCGGAAACGTCATGATCGGGATGGTGATCGAACAGCAGTTCACCCAGGCGTTCAACTGGCCGTTCGGTGCCGCGATCAGCGTGATCGTCACGATACTCGTCATCGCCGCGCTGGTGGTCAGCGTGGCCAGTGGCGGCAACGTGCTCGACCGGGGTGAGAACGCATGA
- a CDS encoding ABC transporter ATP-binding protein — protein sequence MSLLEINNLTKDFGSVLAVNDVSFDVDNGEFVSILGPSGSGKSTILRMVAGFESPTSGEILLNGEDMVGQPPFERNVNMMFQGLALFPHLTVAGNIEYGLKQSGVPKEKREQRVTEMLDVVHLSGYEDRKPDELSGGEQQRVALARAIVNEPELVLFDEPLASLDRKLRQHMQVELQRIQRETGISFLYVTHDQEVAMAVSDKLVLLNEGQIEQVGTAEELYVEPSSKFVADFIGDVNVIPASVEHVNETDAALRLDEQTVRVDDATLVGELADITGANGSTIDLCIRPHQLELHGDPPSEPHTLTGTVENRIYQGENVSYRISTSLGTFVIQGSDDQFSVDDDVYVTWSHADAQVFPAEKESA from the coding sequence ATGTCTTTACTCGAAATTAACAACCTCACGAAAGACTTTGGCTCCGTACTGGCCGTCAACGACGTCTCGTTCGATGTCGACAACGGCGAGTTCGTCTCGATTCTCGGACCGAGTGGATCGGGCAAATCCACGATTCTGCGGATGGTCGCCGGCTTCGAATCTCCCACGTCGGGAGAAATCCTGCTCAACGGCGAGGACATGGTCGGACAGCCACCGTTCGAGCGGAACGTCAACATGATGTTCCAGGGACTGGCGCTGTTCCCCCACCTCACCGTGGCAGGAAACATCGAGTACGGCCTCAAACAAAGCGGCGTCCCCAAAGAGAAACGAGAACAGCGGGTCACGGAGATGCTCGACGTCGTTCACCTGTCGGGGTACGAAGACCGGAAACCGGACGAGCTGTCGGGTGGCGAGCAACAGCGCGTCGCGCTGGCCCGGGCGATCGTCAACGAGCCGGAACTCGTCCTGTTCGACGAACCGCTCGCCTCGCTCGACCGGAAACTCCGCCAACACATGCAGGTCGAACTCCAGCGGATTCAGCGAGAGACCGGCATCTCGTTTCTGTACGTGACCCACGACCAGGAGGTCGCGATGGCCGTCTCCGACAAGCTCGTTCTCCTCAACGAGGGACAGATCGAGCAGGTCGGCACTGCCGAGGAGCTCTACGTCGAACCGAGTAGCAAGTTCGTCGCGGACTTCATCGGGGACGTCAACGTGATCCCGGCATCGGTCGAACACGTCAACGAAACCGACGCGGCGTTGCGTCTCGACGAGCAAACCGTTCGCGTCGACGACGCCACCCTCGTCGGCGAACTCGCCGACATCACCGGGGCCAACGGATCGACGATCGACCTCTGTATCCGTCCACACCAGCTCGAGCTTCACGGGGACCCCCCCTCGGAGCCCCACACCCTCACAGGAACGGTCGAAAACCGCATTTACCAGGGTGAGAACGTCTCGTATCGCATCAGTACGTCACTGGGAACGTTCGTCATTCAGGGGTCGGACGACCAGTTCTCGGTCGACGACGACGTCTACGTTACGTGGTCACACGCAGATGCACAGGTGTTCCCGGCGGAGAAAGAGAGCGCATGA
- a CDS encoding ABC transporter substrate-binding protein yields MVQDNMNRRRRSVLKGTGAVAAAALAGCMGGGGSDDGFRPMDLEEWPPEDYEDSLNVWNWYFDFRDWAAETFADEYDLEVNTGAYSDPSEWYSQLEGGNGEIDSIGSGIDWTDRAMNNEYLEPLPVDMMPAWEEVPDSLKEILDEYHTTDGDVYALPQALSINPSLTYNTEVFDSPPESWGVLWDDEFADEMFMWDRSYYACQIAALYTGQDPFDPDDMDEIREVLIQQRDLNVTYWSEFNHARGMFLNEDVVVGPLLDGQTYIAKYDDEAPVDYTVPEEGTLYGMNDFVLPSNAPNPRAALLFIDWVSRPENIKHMLTELGYRPPVDDDDLMALYEPELEDGTLTEERIEFHMWPEEWDDRLYFERPLDDDVLETFDEIWTEVKSA; encoded by the coding sequence ATGGTTCAAGATAACATGAATCGTAGACGCCGCTCGGTTTTGAAGGGAACCGGTGCGGTCGCTGCGGCTGCACTTGCGGGGTGTATGGGTGGCGGGGGTTCGGACGACGGTTTCCGGCCGATGGATCTCGAGGAGTGGCCTCCCGAGGACTACGAGGACTCACTCAACGTCTGGAACTGGTACTTCGACTTCCGCGATTGGGCGGCCGAGACGTTCGCCGACGAGTACGACCTCGAGGTAAACACCGGCGCCTACTCGGATCCGTCGGAGTGGTACTCCCAGCTCGAGGGTGGGAACGGGGAGATCGACAGCATCGGCTCGGGCATCGACTGGACCGACCGCGCGATGAACAACGAGTACCTGGAGCCGCTCCCTGTCGATATGATGCCCGCCTGGGAGGAGGTTCCCGACTCGCTGAAGGAGATCTTAGACGAGTATCACACGACGGACGGTGACGTGTACGCGCTGCCACAGGCGCTCAGTATCAACCCGTCGCTGACGTACAACACGGAAGTCTTTGACAGTCCGCCGGAGTCGTGGGGCGTCCTCTGGGACGACGAGTTCGCCGACGAGATGTTCATGTGGGACCGATCCTACTACGCGTGTCAGATCGCAGCGCTGTACACGGGCCAGGATCCGTTCGATCCGGACGACATGGACGAGATCCGAGAAGTGTTGATACAGCAGCGCGATCTGAACGTCACGTACTGGTCCGAGTTCAACCACGCCCGCGGGATGTTCCTCAACGAGGACGTCGTCGTCGGCCCCCTGCTCGACGGGCAGACGTACATCGCCAAGTACGACGACGAGGCACCCGTCGACTACACGGTGCCCGAGGAGGGCACCCTCTACGGGATGAACGACTTCGTGCTGCCGTCGAATGCCCCCAACCCGCGAGCGGCGCTGCTGTTCATCGACTGGGTCTCCCGGCCGGAAAATATCAAACACATGCTGACCGAACTCGGCTACCGTCCGCCGGTCGACGACGACGATCTCATGGCGCTGTACGAACCGGAGTTGGAGGACGGCACCCTCACCGAAGAACGGATCGAGTTCCACATGTGGCCGGAGGAGTGGGACGATCGACTCTACTTCGAACGGCCGCTCGACGACGACGTTCTGGAAACGTTCGACGAGATCTGGACCGAAGTCAAGAGTGCATAA
- a CDS encoding ArgE/DapE family deacylase yields MDADRSRRAVVDHIANSRDELVDLLCELVAQPSVAGDERAVQETIAAKLDALGLEPDVWEPDDEALRDHPGFFETTSYQRQGYEGRPNVAARIDGGDGRSLGLSGHVDVVPVEAESWTTDPWEPTVIDGRVYGRGTMDMKGGIAAALTAVRALVERDVSLGGDLLLQTTIEEEEGGCGGVLSALERGYRPDAAIIPEPYGVPNVGIASAGVLYFRLTVHGKASHAARGYEGVNAFEKATKLSGALAELDRERKARISYPPAARSDPAAEGSVTNLNVGIVRSGDWVSTVPSRAVLECRIGWPPGESRDDVRRQVREAVDGVVENDEWLAEHPPGLEWFGWSAEPHEVPRDAEILSIAKRRAEEVTGDTTEYVGGLAGMDERFYNNYYDIPCVTVGPSGENGHGADESVEIESLVETAQTIALSAMDWCGIDE; encoded by the coding sequence ATGGATGCCGATCGATCTAGACGGGCGGTCGTCGATCACATCGCGAACAGTCGCGACGAACTGGTCGACCTGTTGTGCGAACTCGTCGCACAGCCCTCCGTGGCGGGCGACGAACGAGCCGTACAGGAGACTATCGCAGCGAAACTAGACGCGCTCGGACTCGAGCCGGACGTCTGGGAACCCGACGACGAGGCTCTCCGTGATCACCCGGGCTTTTTCGAGACGACCTCCTACCAGCGACAGGGGTACGAGGGCCGGCCGAACGTCGCCGCGCGCATCGACGGTGGCGACGGTCGGTCGCTCGGACTCAGCGGCCACGTCGACGTCGTGCCGGTCGAGGCGGAGTCGTGGACAACCGATCCCTGGGAGCCGACGGTGATCGACGGACGCGTGTACGGTCGCGGAACGATGGACATGAAAGGCGGCATCGCCGCCGCCCTCACGGCGGTCCGGGCGCTCGTCGAACGGGACGTCTCCCTTGGCGGCGACCTCCTCTTGCAGACGACGATCGAGGAGGAAGAGGGGGGCTGCGGCGGCGTTCTCTCCGCGCTCGAGCGGGGGTATCGACCGGACGCGGCGATCATCCCCGAACCCTACGGCGTGCCGAACGTCGGGATCGCCAGCGCCGGCGTCCTGTACTTCCGGCTCACGGTTCACGGGAAGGCCTCACACGCCGCGCGCGGCTACGAGGGCGTTAACGCGTTCGAGAAGGCGACGAAACTTTCCGGAGCGCTCGCGGAACTCGATCGAGAACGGAAAGCGCGCATCTCGTACCCGCCGGCCGCACGGAGCGATCCCGCCGCCGAAGGGAGCGTCACGAACCTGAACGTCGGCATCGTCCGCTCCGGCGACTGGGTCTCGACGGTCCCCTCCAGGGCCGTCCTCGAGTGTCGCATCGGCTGGCCGCCGGGGGAGAGCCGCGACGACGTTCGACGGCAGGTTCGGGAGGCCGTCGACGGCGTCGTCGAAAACGACGAGTGGCTCGCGGAACACCCGCCGGGCCTCGAGTGGTTCGGGTGGAGCGCCGAGCCACACGAAGTGCCGAGAGACGCCGAGATCCTGTCGATAGCGAAACGCCGCGCCGAGGAAGTAACTGGCGACACGACCGAGTACGTCGGCGGACTCGCCGGGATGGACGAGCGATTTTACAACAACTACTACGACATCCCCTGCGTCACGGTCGGGCCCTCCGGAGAGAACGGACACGGCGCGGACGAGTCCGTCGAGATCGAATCGCTGGTTGAAACCGCCCAGACCATCGCGCTGTCGGCGATGGACTGGTGCGGAATCGACGAGTAG
- a CDS encoding thiamine pyrophosphate-binding protein — protein MSERAARTGADLFVETLLEYGVEHVFGNPGTTELPVMNALSGSQLDYVLGLHEDVAVGAAAGYAGTLRHDSYRPPDTCPVGVVNLHVAPGLAHGLANIQGAMFAGVPLVVTAGNHSTDHQHTEPILHGDIERMARQFTKWSAEVKHVDALPAMLRRAFRIALTPPTGPVFLGLPVDVMTAETTAEPEQLGAIPNAGGGDAGQIASAADRLIDAEDPVLVVGDGVARAGTNAIDAAVRLAEACGARVHGEILMGEVNFPTDHDQWVGTVAPSTESYAEWMDGDALAFVGCSTHIPDLKPDQPLIDPDATLLHLSDDAWQLGKNHPADVAVLGDVGQTMDAVAEAVEDELGSETAARRERAIATIERRLEREDGGQESVNADVLSKRELIAELQRVAPNAYLVNEAITTARYIRNEWNFESEGMISNKSGGLGYGTPATVGSAVAMTMASDSRPVVGVVGDGSYLYYPQAIYTAVRYDLDLTIVIPNNRNYRVLKQNATRLFGGDAEDHEYDGMDFDPPIDFVANAKSHGAHAERVDDPNALGPALERTLEQSGPSVLDVRVRDE, from the coding sequence ATGTCCGAGAGAGCGGCACGTACCGGCGCGGATCTGTTCGTAGAGACGCTTCTCGAGTACGGTGTAGAGCACGTATTCGGGAATCCGGGGACGACGGAGTTGCCCGTCATGAACGCACTCAGTGGGAGTCAACTCGATTATGTCCTCGGGCTTCACGAGGACGTCGCGGTCGGAGCGGCCGCCGGCTACGCGGGCACGCTCCGCCACGACAGCTACCGGCCGCCGGACACCTGTCCCGTCGGCGTCGTCAACCTCCACGTCGCACCGGGGCTCGCACACGGACTGGCGAACATCCAGGGGGCGATGTTCGCCGGCGTTCCCCTTGTCGTCACCGCCGGCAATCATTCGACCGATCATCAACACACGGAGCCGATCCTGCACGGGGACATAGAGCGGATGGCTCGGCAGTTCACCAAGTGGAGCGCCGAAGTGAAACACGTCGACGCGCTGCCGGCGATGTTGCGGCGCGCGTTTCGGATCGCGCTCACGCCGCCAACCGGTCCCGTCTTCCTCGGTCTGCCGGTCGACGTGATGACCGCCGAGACGACCGCCGAGCCCGAACAGCTGGGCGCGATTCCGAACGCCGGCGGCGGTGACGCCGGACAGATCGCCAGCGCGGCTGACCGCCTGATCGACGCGGAGGATCCGGTGTTGGTCGTCGGCGACGGCGTCGCCCGCGCCGGAACCAACGCGATCGACGCCGCGGTTCGACTAGCCGAGGCGTGCGGTGCGCGCGTTCACGGGGAGATCCTCATGGGCGAGGTCAACTTCCCGACGGACCACGACCAGTGGGTCGGCACCGTCGCCCCTTCGACAGAATCGTACGCCGAGTGGATGGACGGTGACGCGCTCGCGTTCGTCGGCTGTTCGACGCACATTCCCGACCTTAAACCGGACCAGCCGCTGATCGATCCGGATGCGACCCTCCTCCATCTCAGCGACGACGCCTGGCAACTGGGGAAGAACCACCCGGCGGACGTCGCGGTGCTCGGCGACGTCGGGCAGACGATGGACGCTGTCGCCGAGGCGGTCGAGGACGAACTCGGCTCGGAGACGGCGGCCAGACGAGAGCGGGCGATCGCCACAATAGAGCGCCGCCTCGAGCGCGAGGACGGCGGCCAGGAGTCCGTCAACGCCGACGTCCTCTCGAAACGCGAACTGATCGCGGAGCTACAGCGGGTCGCTCCGAACGCCTATCTCGTCAACGAGGCTATCACGACGGCGCGTTACATCCGCAACGAGTGGAACTTCGAATCCGAGGGGATGATCTCGAACAAGAGCGGCGGACTCGGCTACGGCACGCCCGCCACGGTCGGGTCGGCGGTCGCGATGACGATGGCATCGGATTCGCGTCCGGTCGTCGGCGTCGTCGGAGACGGCTCGTACCTGTACTACCCGCAGGCGATCTACACCGCGGTTCGGTACGACCTCGACCTCACGATTGTCATCCCTAACAACCGGAACTACCGGGTACTGAAACAGAACGCGACCCGCCTGTTCGGCGGCGACGCGGAAGACCACGAGTACGACGGGATGGACTTCGATCCGCCGATCGACTTCGTCGCGAACGCCAAAAGCCACGGTGCCCACGCCGAACGCGTCGACGATCCCAACGCTCTGGGCCCCGCACTCGAGCGCACACTCGAGCAGTCCGGCCCGTCGGTGCTCGACGTTCGCGTCCGCGACGAGTGA
- a CDS encoding arginase family protein, giving the protein MTDTRPADGSAETMPLTVYWHRKTIAHEPPAGSFKLPSAPFLAVDEPHPDQPARVENIKAMLESGFGDRAQFESASPASREALLRVHDGSYVDWLREFSADGGGRIDGTTTGANEATYDAARYAAGTAIAAAEAALSDDEAVPYALARPSGHHAQPGQPDGFCFFNNAAIAAEAALEAGAERVAIVDWDVHHGNGTQECFYDRDDVLYVSVHHDHGAWDPQYHPQEGSLEETGTGAGEGYTVNVPTPLGIGDRGYADVFDRLVKPVVTAYDPDLVLVSAGQDPGTADPLGRNVVTRGGFRELGRRAQTLAAKASDGRLAIVQEGGYQISHLPFATLGVLEGATGSAVELPEYGVDDPFAWVDESSGHLPRWIDAAVSHHETYWPLEES; this is encoded by the coding sequence ATGACTGACACAAGACCGGCCGACGGGAGCGCGGAGACGATGCCGCTGACGGTCTACTGGCACCGGAAGACCATCGCACACGAGCCGCCGGCAGGGTCGTTCAAACTCCCGAGTGCGCCCTTCCTGGCGGTTGACGAACCGCATCCGGATCAGCCGGCCCGCGTGGAAAACATCAAAGCGATGCTCGAGTCGGGGTTCGGCGATCGGGCGCAGTTCGAATCCGCGTCGCCCGCCAGTCGAGAGGCGCTTCTCCGTGTACACGACGGATCGTACGTCGACTGGCTCCGGGAGTTCAGCGCGGACGGCGGCGGCCGGATCGACGGAACGACGACCGGGGCGAACGAGGCGACGTACGACGCGGCGCGGTACGCCGCCGGGACCGCTATCGCCGCCGCGGAGGCCGCGCTGAGCGACGACGAGGCGGTTCCCTACGCTCTCGCCCGACCGAGCGGGCACCACGCACAGCCCGGCCAGCCCGACGGATTCTGCTTTTTCAACAACGCCGCCATCGCCGCGGAGGCAGCGCTGGAAGCGGGAGCGGAGCGCGTGGCCATCGTCGACTGGGACGTCCATCACGGGAACGGCACGCAGGAGTGTTTTTACGACCGGGACGACGTGCTCTACGTCAGCGTCCACCACGACCATGGCGCGTGGGACCCGCAGTACCACCCCCAGGAGGGCTCGCTCGAGGAGACCGGAACCGGCGCGGGCGAGGGGTACACCGTCAACGTCCCGACGCCGCTGGGCATCGGCGATCGGGGGTACGCGGACGTCTTCGACCGCCTCGTCAAACCCGTCGTGACAGCGTACGATCCGGATCTGGTGCTGGTGAGTGCGGGACAAGATCCCGGGACGGCGGATCCGCTGGGCCGAAACGTCGTGACCCGCGGCGGATTCCGGGAGTTGGGGCGTCGGGCGCAGACGCTCGCGGCCAAGGCGAGCGACGGTCGGCTCGCGATCGTCCAGGAGGGCGGCTATCAGATCAGCCACCTCCCGTTCGCCACGCTCGGCGTCCTCGAGGGCGCGACCGGGTCGGCGGTCGAACTCCCCGAATACGGTGTTGACGACCCGTTCGCGTGGGTCGACGAATCGTCTGGCCACCTCCCGAGGTGGATCGACGCGGCCGTTTCCCACCACGAGACGTACTGGCCGCTCGAGGAGTCGTAA
- a CDS encoding ArgE/DapE family deacylase yields the protein MKAALTEAIERREERLLELVSALVETKTVTGNEGPGQEVIVDALETLGLEPDVWEPDDEALRGHDGFFETSSFADVGYEGRPNVAARIEGGDGPTLTVGGHIDVVDVTESEWDRDPWSMTREDDTLYGRGVADMKGGLAAVLIAIEALLEEGVELGGDLLFQSTIEEEDGGVGGALSALERGYVPDAAVIAEPFDVPNIGVASAGVMYFRIEVPGKSVHAAWGHEGVNAIGKAAKLYAALEELDAERKERIEYPPAHAADPKLEGNVTNLNLGTIEAGDWPSTVPSEAVLQGRVGWPPGESRAEVRTQIDETIAAVAEDDEWLAANPPTIEWFGWQAAPHETATDSKIVRVAKSNAEAVTGAAGQFVGGNAGLDERFFVRYYDVDAVSVGPVGHNLHGADEHTTVDSLLETATTIAHTIVNYQEADD from the coding sequence ATGAAGGCAGCCTTGACGGAAGCGATCGAACGGCGAGAGGAGCGACTGCTCGAACTCGTCTCGGCGCTCGTCGAGACGAAAACCGTCACCGGGAACGAGGGGCCGGGTCAGGAGGTCATCGTTGACGCACTCGAGACCCTCGGGCTCGAGCCGGACGTCTGGGAACCCGACGACGAGGCTCTCCGCGGCCACGATGGCTTTTTCGAGACCTCCTCGTTCGCGGACGTCGGCTACGAGGGCCGGCCGAACGTCGCCGCGCGCATCGAGGGTGGCGACGGGCCGACCCTCACGGTCGGCGGCCACATCGACGTCGTCGACGTGACCGAATCCGAGTGGGACCGCGACCCCTGGTCGATGACGAGGGAGGACGACACGCTGTACGGCCGCGGCGTCGCGGACATGAAAGGCGGACTCGCAGCCGTGCTGATCGCGATCGAGGCGCTTCTCGAGGAGGGAGTCGAACTCGGCGGCGACCTCCTCTTCCAGAGCACGATCGAGGAGGAGGACGGCGGCGTCGGCGGGGCGCTCTCCGCGCTCGAGCGGGGGTACGTCCCGGACGCCGCGGTCATCGCCGAACCGTTCGACGTGCCGAACATCGGCGTGGCCAGCGCCGGCGTGATGTACTTTCGAATCGAGGTCCCCGGCAAGAGCGTCCACGCGGCGTGGGGTCACGAGGGCGTCAATGCGATCGGGAAGGCGGCGAAACTGTACGCAGCGCTCGAGGAGCTCGACGCCGAGCGGAAAGAGCGGATCGAGTATCCGCCCGCTCACGCTGCCGATCCGAAACTCGAGGGTAACGTCACGAACCTCAACTTGGGGACGATCGAGGCGGGCGACTGGCCCTCGACCGTCCCGAGCGAGGCGGTCCTGCAGGGGCGGGTCGGCTGGCCGCCGGGCGAGAGTCGCGCCGAGGTCCGAACGCAGATCGATGAGACCATCGCGGCCGTCGCCGAGGACGACGAGTGGCTCGCGGCGAATCCGCCGACCATCGAGTGGTTCGGCTGGCAGGCCGCGCCCCACGAAACAGCGACGGACTCGAAGATTGTACGGGTCGCGAAGTCGAACGCCGAGGCGGTGACGGGAGCCGCCGGGCAGTTCGTCGGCGGCAACGCTGGCCTCGACGAGCGGTTCTTCGTGCGGTACTACGACGTCGACGCGGTGTCGGTCGGCCCGGTCGGCCACAACCTCCACGGTGCCGACGAACACACGACCGTCGACTCGCTGCTCGAGACCGCGACGACGATCGCGCACACGATCGTCAATTATCAGGAAGCCGATGACTGA